The Helianthus annuus cultivar XRQ/B chromosome 16, HanXRQr2.0-SUNRISE, whole genome shotgun sequence genome includes a window with the following:
- the LOC110919988 gene encoding probable mediator of RNA polymerase II transcription subunit 26c produces MGSEFLRVKGVLDSIRETEEETRMIGEVLRIKAILNSSGYKSEQVLCELSKLKQMVVSMKVLQVSMIGVSVTGLMNHASKDVRRTARMLVRSWRRMVGEWVVANDHMPAVQDEECYESNKKYPLIEKPVGPTVFNGANKKPKEPKLQHKKPLTMVVLEKQSTAVDRRKPSATVETMKLQMPTKSVVSLMSSDKRSVEAKLEATKRKIQERYKEAEKTKRQRRIQMIEVHDVLRLGLAPKHQDSRFGKHISHRISSV; encoded by the coding sequence ATGGGCTCTGAGTTTTTAAGAGTTAAAGGCGTTCTTGATAGTATTCGTGAAACAGAAGAAGAAACCAGAATGATTGGTGAAGTTTTAAGGATCAAAGCCATTCTTAATAGCAGTGGATATAAATCTGAACAGGTCTTGTGTGAGTTATCAAAGCTTAAACAAATGGTGGTGTCGATGAAGGTTCTTCAGGTATCCATGATCGGAGTGAGTGTTACCGGCCTTATGAATCACGCATCAAAAGATGTTAGGCGGACTGCAAGGATGCTTGTCCGATCATGGAGACGCATGGTGGGTGAATGGGTGGTTGCTAATGATCATATGCCTGCTGTTCAAGATGAAGAATGTTATGAATCAAACAAGAAATATCCCCTCATAGAGAAACCAGTGGGACCGACAGTGTTTAACGGTGCAAACAAAAAACCTAAAGAACCCAAATTACAGCATAAGAAACCATTAACTATGGTTGTTTTGGAGAAACAATCAACCGCAGTGGATCGTCGGAAACCTTCTGCTACTGTTGAAACAATGAAGTTGCAAATGCCGACAAAGTCGGTTGTTTCGTTAATGAGTTCGGACAAAAGAAGTGTTGAAGCGAAACTTGAGGCCACTAAAAGAAAGATTCAAGAACGTTACAAGGAAGCAGAAAAGACCAAGAGACAGAGAAGAATACAAATGATTGAGGTGCATGACGTGTTGAGGCTGGGTTTGGCTCCAAAACACCAAGACAGCAGGTTTGGCAAGCACATCAGCCATCGTATTAGCTCGGTATGA